In Gimesia benthica, a single window of DNA contains:
- a CDS encoding glycoside hydrolase family protein, with product MKILCLCAVLLLPAWSVVFAEEPVREIGSRRELFVDRFLVGELIDTELKLHTPQLMPAVDPPRPHGHYATVLKADDQFQFYYRGDTQPGNHWKKGWEQYHDGEVTLYAESKDGIHWTLPDLGIYPDHPTFPAGNVVLMNEFLVNHNFTPFIDTRPGVPETEKYKALGGLAYQPNQHLEVRKRRGPGGLKAFVSPDGIHWKPLQADPVIPEAWGKYFDSQNYAFWSESEHAYVCYFRRFIKGYRGIARTTSQDFIHWTPFQEMHANLPNEHLYTACTQPYFRAPHIYFALPTRFMAKRGSATDILFMSARGAAPFDREFTQSFIRPGIGQDGWANRANYAAIGIHQTGPAEMSLFLTGGRRYTLRLDGVASVNAPLEGGTLITKLLTFTGNELEINYSTSAAGQIQVEIQDVEGNPLPGFTLADCEPIYGDHIARTVRWKDGTDVSSLSGKPVRLRFVMHDADLYALKFNPAR from the coding sequence ATGAAGATCCTCTGCCTGTGTGCTGTTTTGCTGCTTCCTGCCTGGTCAGTTGTTTTCGCTGAAGAGCCGGTTCGCGAGATTGGTTCCCGCCGGGAACTGTTTGTCGATCGCTTTCTGGTCGGTGAGTTGATCGACACAGAACTCAAGCTGCACACACCTCAGCTCATGCCGGCAGTTGATCCGCCACGTCCGCACGGCCATTATGCCACGGTTCTCAAAGCAGATGATCAATTTCAATTTTATTATCGGGGCGATACCCAGCCGGGCAATCACTGGAAAAAAGGCTGGGAACAATATCATGACGGCGAAGTCACCCTGTATGCGGAAAGTAAGGATGGGATTCACTGGACCCTGCCAGACCTGGGAATCTACCCGGACCATCCCACCTTCCCTGCAGGTAACGTGGTCCTGATGAATGAATTTCTGGTGAATCACAACTTCACTCCTTTCATCGATACCCGACCCGGTGTACCTGAGACCGAAAAATATAAGGCGCTGGGTGGGCTCGCTTATCAGCCGAATCAGCATCTCGAAGTCCGCAAACGCCGGGGACCGGGAGGCCTGAAAGCGTTTGTCTCCCCGGATGGGATTCACTGGAAACCGCTGCAGGCGGATCCGGTGATCCCGGAGGCGTGGGGCAAGTACTTCGATTCACAGAACTACGCATTCTGGTCTGAAAGTGAGCATGCATACGTCTGTTATTTCAGACGGTTCATCAAAGGTTATCGTGGTATTGCCCGCACGACATCGCAGGATTTCATCCACTGGACTCCCTTCCAGGAAATGCACGCCAATCTTCCCAACGAGCATCTCTATACCGCCTGTACTCAGCCTTACTTTCGTGCGCCGCACATCTACTTCGCGCTCCCCACCCGCTTCATGGCCAAGCGGGGTTCTGCAACCGACATTCTGTTTATGAGTGCCCGCGGTGCAGCTCCCTTTGATCGGGAATTCACCCAGTCATTCATTCGCCCCGGGATTGGTCAGGATGGCTGGGCGAACCGTGCGAACTACGCCGCAATCGGCATTCATCAGACGGGCCCTGCAGAAATGTCACTGTTCCTGACAGGGGGCCGACGTTATACACTCAGACTGGACGGTGTCGCCTCCGTCAATGCCCCGCTGGAAGGGGGAACGCTGATCACCAAACTGCTGACCTTCACCGGCAACGAACTGGAGATCAATTATTCAACTAGTGCTGCCGGACAGATTCAAGTGGAAATTCAGGATGTTGAAGGAAATCCCCTGCCCGGCTTCACGCTGGCCGACTGCGAACCGATTTACGGCGACCATATTGCCCGTACCGTGCGTTGGAAGGATGGGACTGATGTTTCCTCACTCTCGGGAAAGCCGGTCCGTCTGCGTTTTGTGATGCACGATGCCGACCTCTATGCTTTGAAATTCAATCCCGCCCGGTAG
- a CDS encoding FadR/GntR family transcriptional regulator produces MPDPTDLLNSDSWATSFPKSSEIAEQICLRIQREKLVPGSYLGTVEKLTEEFGVSRSVIREAVGNLRGLGVITGRPKVGLSVAEGDIQSVLRKVLVPQTTCEKGWREVAQLRVVIELGSIPMVIQNITDLQLDRLQEIVDEQHLLLENDQLSDGLLLKKFVEKDLLFHEALLQAANQELITQFHQVLMKYFQQGIDFFPLPTFQMVDEHQAVVDALRDRDCNIAIQSLTAHLKPIHSMLNTFEVSDTSPSDDSFE; encoded by the coding sequence ATGCCAGATCCGACCGACCTATTGAACTCTGATAGCTGGGCAACCTCTTTTCCCAAAAGCTCAGAAATCGCAGAACAGATCTGCCTCCGCATCCAGAGAGAGAAGCTGGTGCCCGGCAGTTATCTGGGAACTGTCGAAAAGCTGACTGAAGAATTCGGGGTGTCTCGCTCAGTGATTCGTGAAGCTGTCGGAAACTTACGCGGACTGGGAGTCATCACCGGTCGCCCCAAAGTGGGCCTTTCTGTGGCAGAGGGAGATATTCAATCAGTCTTGCGCAAAGTTCTGGTTCCCCAGACAACGTGTGAAAAAGGCTGGCGGGAAGTGGCCCAGTTGCGCGTGGTGATCGAGCTCGGTTCCATTCCGATGGTAATTCAGAACATCACGGACTTGCAACTGGATCGACTGCAGGAGATCGTTGACGAGCAACATCTGCTGCTGGAGAACGATCAGCTGTCAGACGGACTGCTCCTGAAAAAGTTTGTCGAAAAAGATCTGCTGTTCCACGAAGCCCTCCTGCAGGCTGCCAACCAGGAACTGATCACACAGTTCCACCAGGTATTGATGAAGTATTTTCAACAGGGAATCGACTTCTTCCCGTTACCGACATTCCAGATGGTAGACGAACACCAGGCCGTCGTTGATGCGCTCCGAGATCGCGACTGCAATATAGCCATCCAAAGTCTGACAGCGCATCTGAAACCGATTCATTCGATGCTGAATACATTCGAAGTTTCAGATACATCCCCGTCTGACGATTCCTTCGAATAA
- a CDS encoding glutamine synthetase family protein, producing MQRDLLEKQLREYNVELVRAIYVGPDGIARGKAFLPGSIDDVLAHGLGLTQAQASVTVFDHLPPESQFQPVGEVRICPDINTFQVLPYLPGHARMISNLNTIQGDPWELCPRHLLQTFLDRLSERGLVLRAAFENEFTIYRNVNGIWEPLDQTNCFSSAAMDMASPYILPILSALEQQGVQVEKYYPEAGHGQHEIPIRHQAGMLSADQQVIFKETVRGVALANDFRISFMPKASPDSAGNGCHIHFSLWDKESEQNLFYDPNAAFGLSELALQFTAGVLNHLPAVMAFTAPTTNSYSRFVERCWSSCYASWGPDNREATLRAASGFLGQESATVNVEFKPSDPTCNPYLALSALLSAGLDGIDRGASPGEPVMTDPALLSEAERESRGMTRYPSDLSVALSALEADSLFQRHFGESRIQDYLTMKRAEIEMINSLEHAAEQTAYLFRF from the coding sequence ATGCAGCGCGATCTACTGGAAAAACAGCTGCGGGAATACAACGTGGAACTGGTGCGGGCGATTTATGTCGGCCCCGATGGTATCGCGCGGGGCAAAGCGTTTCTGCCCGGTAGTATCGATGATGTGCTCGCACACGGCCTGGGCCTGACACAGGCCCAGGCTTCGGTAACGGTCTTCGATCACCTGCCTCCGGAAAGCCAGTTTCAACCCGTGGGTGAAGTACGGATTTGTCCTGACATCAATACCTTTCAGGTACTCCCTTACCTGCCAGGCCATGCGCGGATGATCTCTAACCTGAATACGATCCAGGGAGATCCCTGGGAACTCTGTCCGCGACATTTATTGCAGACGTTTCTCGACAGACTTTCTGAACGCGGACTGGTCCTCAGGGCGGCTTTTGAAAACGAGTTTACTATCTATCGCAATGTGAATGGCATCTGGGAGCCCCTCGATCAGACGAACTGCTTCAGTTCCGCAGCCATGGATATGGCCAGCCCCTACATTCTGCCAATCCTCTCTGCACTGGAACAGCAGGGCGTGCAGGTTGAGAAGTATTACCCGGAAGCGGGCCATGGTCAGCATGAAATCCCCATTCGCCATCAGGCCGGCATGCTTTCCGCGGACCAGCAGGTCATTTTCAAAGAAACCGTGCGCGGTGTCGCCCTGGCGAATGACTTCCGGATTTCCTTCATGCCTAAAGCGTCGCCTGATTCAGCCGGAAATGGCTGTCATATCCATTTCAGCCTCTGGGATAAAGAGAGCGAACAGAATCTGTTTTATGATCCCAATGCCGCTTTTGGACTTTCAGAACTGGCTCTGCAGTTCACAGCAGGAGTTCTGAATCACCTGCCAGCAGTCATGGCGTTTACAGCACCAACTACCAATTCCTATAGTCGATTCGTCGAACGTTGCTGGAGTTCCTGTTATGCCTCCTGGGGGCCAGACAATCGCGAAGCAACACTCCGTGCGGCCTCCGGCTTTCTGGGGCAGGAATCCGCCACTGTTAATGTAGAATTCAAACCTTCTGACCCGACATGCAATCCTTACCTGGCGCTCTCAGCATTGCTCAGTGCCGGTCTGGATGGAATCGACCGGGGTGCTTCTCCCGGTGAACCTGTCATGACCGATCCGGCATTATTGAGCGAAGCGGAACGAGAATCGCGCGGCATGACGCGCTATCCCTCTGATCTATCGGTAGCATTGTCTGCCCTGGAAGCAGACTCCCTGTTTCAACGTCACTTCGGTGAATCACGGATTCAAGACTACCTCACAATGAAGCGTGCGGAGATTGAAATGATCAATTCTCTGGAACACGCCGCGGAACAGACAGCCTATCTCTTCCGCTTTTAA